In Micromonospora sp. NBC_01813, the following are encoded in one genomic region:
- a CDS encoding cation:proton antiporter, which yields MLLLSFAAVLLLAVLVSALAHRTILSTAALFLVAGVVLGPQTTGVLDIEPATPIVATLAELALFAVLFSDGMRVGWNDLRSAWRLPVRALGVGLPLTMAVTAALAYFVVGLDWPAALLIGAVLAPTDPVFAAALVGNEKVPYRLRHLLNVESGANDGLALPFVILFLAIAAGSDDLHLGELATELALGLVIGVVVPLAAIALERLRWFGASAQYAPLNAVAIGLLVLGLGQVTHGNLFLAAFAAGSTVATFGPRQRIAFEQFGENVAELLKLAALLVFGALISVDFLAEISWPGWVFAVLAIVVARPLALAVAFAGSGLAAREQVAAMWFGPKGFASVVYGLLVLNSGIDAADVVFHLVALTIVISILAHSSTDVVIANSFDDTRGAPASQDAALHE from the coding sequence ATGCTGCTGTTGAGTTTCGCCGCCGTCCTGCTGCTGGCCGTCCTGGTCTCGGCGCTGGCGCACCGCACCATCCTGTCGACCGCCGCACTGTTCCTGGTCGCCGGAGTCGTCCTCGGCCCGCAGACCACCGGGGTGCTCGACATCGAGCCCGCCACCCCGATCGTGGCGACCCTGGCCGAGCTGGCGCTGTTCGCGGTGCTGTTCAGCGACGGAATGCGGGTCGGCTGGAACGACCTGCGGTCGGCCTGGCGACTGCCGGTCCGGGCGCTGGGTGTCGGGCTGCCACTCACCATGGCCGTCACCGCCGCGCTGGCCTACTTCGTCGTCGGGTTGGACTGGCCGGCGGCGCTGCTGATCGGCGCGGTGCTCGCGCCCACCGACCCGGTCTTCGCCGCCGCGTTGGTCGGCAACGAGAAGGTGCCGTACCGGCTGCGGCACCTGCTCAACGTCGAATCCGGTGCCAACGACGGGCTCGCCCTGCCGTTCGTGATCCTCTTCCTGGCGATCGCCGCCGGATCCGACGATCTGCACCTCGGCGAGCTGGCCACCGAGCTGGCCCTCGGCCTGGTCATCGGCGTCGTCGTGCCGCTGGCGGCCATCGCGTTGGAACGGCTCCGCTGGTTCGGCGCGTCCGCCCAGTACGCCCCACTCAACGCGGTCGCGATCGGCCTGCTGGTGCTCGGGCTCGGCCAGGTGACCCACGGAAACCTGTTCCTGGCGGCCTTCGCCGCCGGCAGCACGGTGGCGACCTTCGGGCCGCGTCAGCGGATCGCCTTCGAACAGTTCGGCGAGAACGTCGCCGAACTGTTGAAGCTGGCCGCCCTGCTGGTCTTCGGCGCGCTGATCTCGGTCGATTTCCTCGCCGAAATCTCCTGGCCCGGCTGGGTGTTCGCGGTGCTGGCCATCGTCGTCGCCCGGCCGCTGGCGCTGGCGGTCGCGTTCGCTGGCTCCGGGCTGGCGGCCCGAGAGCAGGTGGCTGCCATGTGGTTCGGCCCGAAGGGCTTCGCCTCGGTGGTCTACGGCCTGCTGGTGCTCAACAGCGGCATCGACGCCGCCGACGTGGTCTTCCACCTGGTCGCGCTGACCATCGTGATCTCGATCCTGGCCCACTCGTCGACCGATGTGGTGATCGCCAACTCCTTCGACGACACCAGAGGAGCCCCCGCCTCGCAGGACGCCGCCCTGCACGAGTGA
- a CDS encoding urease subunit gamma, which translates to MFLTRHEQERLLIHVAADVAWKRRERGIRLNHPEATAVITAFLMEGARDGRSVAELMEAGRNVLGREDVLDGVPEMLPEVQVEATFPDGTKLVTVHEPIS; encoded by the coding sequence TTGTTTCTCACCCGGCACGAGCAGGAGCGACTGCTCATCCACGTCGCTGCGGACGTGGCCTGGAAGCGCCGTGAGAGGGGCATCCGGCTCAACCACCCGGAAGCGACCGCGGTGATCACCGCCTTCCTGATGGAAGGTGCTCGGGACGGCCGCAGCGTGGCGGAGCTGATGGAGGCCGGGCGCAACGTGCTCGGCCGCGAGGACGTGCTCGACGGAGTGCCGGAGATGCTCCCCGAGGTGCAGGTGGAAGCCACCTTCCCCGACGGGACCAAGCTGGTGACCGTACACGAGCCGATCTCCTAG
- a CDS encoding urease subunit beta — protein sequence MSAPSTPSDTDGGTVVPGELIPGDGPIILNSGRAVLTLAVVNTGDRPVQVGSHYHFAEANPALDFDRAAAWGHRLAVAAGTSVRFEPGVDREVDLVPFGGRRIVAGLRGECAGELDGRGPTGAAGTGETGDTA from the coding sequence TTGAGCGCACCATCCACGCCGTCGGACACCGACGGCGGCACAGTCGTTCCCGGCGAACTCATCCCCGGCGACGGGCCGATCATCCTCAACTCGGGCCGTGCGGTGCTGACCCTGGCGGTGGTCAACACCGGTGACCGGCCGGTTCAGGTGGGTTCGCACTACCACTTCGCCGAGGCCAACCCGGCGCTGGACTTCGACCGGGCCGCCGCGTGGGGGCACCGGCTGGCGGTGGCGGCCGGCACGTCGGTGCGCTTCGAGCCCGGGGTCGACCGCGAGGTCGACCTGGTGCCGTTCGGCGGCCGGCGGATCGTCGCCGGGCTGCGCGGCGAGTGCGCCGGCGAGTTGGACGGACGCGGACCGACCGGCGCGGCGGGCACCGGCGAGACGGGAGACACGGCGTGA
- a CDS encoding urease subunit alpha, translating to MSTLDRRRYAALLGPTAGDRIRLADTNLLIEVEEDRCAPPGADGRPAYGDEVVFGGGKVIRESMGQSLATRAEGAPDTVITGVVVLDHWGIVKADVGIRDGRIVALGKAGNPDTMDGVHPDLVIGPGTEIIAGNGKILTAGAIDSHVHLICPQILETALASGITTIMGGGTGPAEGTKATTVTPGPWHLGMMFAALDPWPINVLLLGKGNTVSEDSMWEQLRGGAGGFKLHEDWGTTPAAIDACLRVADASGVQVAIHTDTLNEAGYVESTLAAIAGRSIHAYHTEGAGGGHAPDIMRVAAEPNVLPSSTNPTRPHTVNTLDEHLDMLMVCHHLNPSVPEDLAFAESRIRPSTMAGEDILHDLGAISMIGSDSQAMGRVGEVILRTWQTAHVMKARRGALPGDGPADNNRARRYVAKYTICPAVAHGIEGEVGSVEPGKLADLVLWDPVFFGVRPHLVIKGGMIAWAQMGDANASIPTPQPMLPRPMFGAYGTVPAATSLAFVAPAAIDALLGDRLGIRRRLAPVADTRRRGKADMPLNDAMPRIEIDADTFTVRIDGEVVEPAPATELPMAQRYFLF from the coding sequence GTGAGCACCCTGGACCGACGGCGGTACGCCGCCCTGCTCGGACCGACCGCCGGTGACCGGATCCGGCTGGCCGACACCAACCTGCTGATCGAGGTCGAGGAGGACCGGTGCGCGCCGCCCGGCGCCGACGGCAGACCGGCGTACGGCGACGAGGTTGTCTTCGGCGGCGGCAAGGTGATCCGTGAGTCGATGGGCCAGTCGCTGGCGACCCGGGCCGAGGGCGCCCCGGACACGGTCATCACCGGTGTGGTCGTGCTGGACCACTGGGGCATCGTCAAGGCCGATGTCGGCATCCGCGACGGCCGGATCGTGGCGCTCGGCAAGGCCGGCAACCCGGACACGATGGACGGCGTACACCCCGATCTGGTCATCGGGCCGGGCACCGAGATCATCGCAGGCAACGGCAAGATCCTCACCGCCGGGGCGATCGACAGTCACGTACACCTGATCTGCCCGCAGATCCTGGAGACCGCGCTGGCCAGCGGGATCACCACGATCATGGGCGGCGGCACCGGGCCGGCCGAGGGCACCAAGGCGACCACCGTCACCCCCGGCCCGTGGCATCTGGGCATGATGTTCGCCGCGCTCGACCCGTGGCCGATCAACGTGCTGCTGCTCGGCAAGGGCAACACGGTCAGCGAAGACTCCATGTGGGAGCAGCTGCGCGGCGGCGCCGGCGGGTTCAAGTTGCACGAGGACTGGGGCACCACCCCGGCGGCGATCGACGCCTGCCTGCGGGTGGCCGACGCCTCCGGCGTGCAGGTGGCGATCCACACCGACACCCTCAACGAGGCCGGGTACGTGGAGTCCACCCTGGCGGCGATCGCCGGCCGGTCGATCCACGCGTACCACACCGAGGGGGCCGGCGGCGGACACGCGCCGGACATCATGCGGGTGGCGGCCGAGCCGAACGTGCTGCCGTCGTCGACCAACCCGACCCGGCCGCACACCGTCAACACCCTCGACGAGCACCTCGACATGCTGATGGTCTGCCACCATCTCAACCCGAGCGTGCCCGAGGACCTGGCGTTCGCCGAGAGCCGGATCCGGCCCAGCACGATGGCCGGCGAGGACATCCTGCACGACCTCGGCGCGATCTCGATGATCGGCTCCGACTCGCAGGCGATGGGCCGGGTCGGCGAGGTCATCCTGCGGACCTGGCAGACCGCGCACGTGATGAAGGCCCGCCGGGGCGCGCTGCCCGGCGACGGCCCGGCTGACAACAACCGGGCCCGGCGCTACGTCGCCAAGTACACGATCTGCCCGGCCGTGGCGCACGGCATCGAGGGCGAGGTCGGCTCGGTCGAGCCGGGCAAGCTGGCCGACCTGGTGCTGTGGGATCCGGTCTTCTTCGGCGTACGGCCGCACCTGGTGATCAAGGGCGGCATGATCGCCTGGGCGCAGATGGGCGACGCGAACGCCTCCATCCCGACCCCGCAGCCGATGCTGCCGAGGCCGATGTTCGGCGCCTACGGCACCGTGCCGGCCGCGACCAGCCTGGCGTTCGTCGCCCCGGCGGCGATCGACGCGCTGCTCGGCGACCGGCTCGGCATCCGCCGCCGGCTCGCCCCGGTCGCCGACACCCGGCGGCGTGGCAAGGCCGACATGCCGCTCAACGACGCCATGCCGCGCATCGAGATCGACGCGGACACGTTCACCGTCCGTATCGACGGCGAGGTGGTGGAGCCGGCACCGGCCACCGAGCTGCCGATGGCACAGCGCTACTTCCTGTTCTGA
- a CDS encoding urease accessory protein UreF — protein sequence MTGLATLLVLADGRLPSGGHAHSSGLEAAVVAGRVHDLDTLAGFLTGRLATGGRTAAAFAAAAAAAGCDATAPASDDATARLDALDDGLDARTPSPALRRASRTQGRALLRAGRSIWSMPADGRRERHQPVALGAVTAAAGLGPAQAALTAAYGAVTGPASAAVRLLGLDPYAVHGLLARLAPQIDAVAAEAATMAGWPVDDLPAGSAPIPEVDAEHHATWEVRLFAS from the coding sequence ATGACCGGGCTCGCCACGCTGCTGGTGCTCGCCGATGGCCGGCTGCCGTCCGGCGGGCACGCCCACTCCAGCGGTCTGGAGGCGGCGGTCGTCGCCGGCCGGGTGCACGACCTGGACACCCTGGCCGGATTCCTCACCGGCCGGCTGGCCACCGGTGGGCGTACCGCCGCCGCTTTCGCGGCCGCAGCGGCGGCGGCCGGCTGCGACGCCACCGCGCCGGCCTCGGACGACGCCACGGCTCGGCTGGACGCGCTCGACGACGGACTCGACGCCCGTACCCCCTCCCCTGCGCTGCGCCGGGCGTCGCGGACCCAGGGTCGGGCGCTGCTGCGCGCGGGCCGCAGCATCTGGTCGATGCCGGCCGACGGCCGACGGGAGCGACACCAGCCGGTGGCGCTCGGCGCGGTCACCGCGGCCGCCGGGCTCGGCCCGGCGCAGGCGGCGCTGACCGCCGCGTACGGGGCGGTCACCGGGCCGGCCAGCGCCGCGGTGCGACTGCTCGGCCTCGACCCGTACGCGGTGCACGGCCTGCTCGCCCGGCTCGCCCCACAGATCGACGCGGTCGCCGCCGAGGCGGCGACGATGGCCGGTTGGCCGGTCGACGACCTGCCCGCCGGGTCGGCCCCGATCCCGGAGGTCGACGCCGAACACCACGCCACCTGGGAGGTGCGTCTCTTTGCGTCCTGA
- the ureG gene encoding urease accessory protein UreG: MHDEGEVPHTHPEPGVDPHPPRVPDGSPALRIGIGGPVGSGKTALVAALCRALADELRLAVVTNDIYTTEDADFLLRNGVLPAERVRAVETGCCPHTAIRDDISANLDAIEELSEQLGTLDLVLVESGGDNLTATFSRGLVDQQIFVVDVAGGDKVPRKGGPGVSTADLLVINKTDLAPLVNADLSVMQRDAAARRGDLPTVFLSLVQDPKATPVTDWIRGLLRERAQASAAVTG, translated from the coding sequence GTGCACGACGAAGGCGAGGTGCCGCACACCCACCCGGAGCCGGGGGTCGACCCGCACCCGCCCCGGGTGCCCGACGGCTCCCCCGCGCTGCGTATCGGCATCGGCGGCCCAGTCGGATCCGGTAAGACCGCGCTGGTCGCCGCGCTGTGCCGGGCGCTGGCCGACGAGCTGCGGCTGGCCGTGGTCACCAACGACATCTACACCACCGAGGACGCCGACTTCCTGCTGCGCAACGGGGTGCTGCCGGCCGAACGGGTCCGGGCGGTGGAGACCGGATGCTGCCCACACACCGCGATCCGCGACGACATCTCCGCCAACCTGGACGCGATCGAGGAGTTGTCCGAGCAGTTGGGCACCCTCGATCTGGTGCTGGTGGAGAGCGGCGGCGACAACCTGACCGCCACGTTCAGCCGGGGCCTGGTCGACCAGCAGATCTTTGTGGTCGACGTGGCCGGCGGCGACAAGGTGCCACGTAAGGGCGGCCCGGGGGTCAGCACCGCCGACCTGCTGGTGATCAACAAGACGGATCTGGCACCGTTGGTCAACGCCGACCTGTCGGTGATGCAACGCGACGCCGCCGCCCGCCGGGGCGACCTGCCGACGGTGTTCCTGTCGCTGGTGCAGGACCCCAAGGCGACCCCGGTCACCGACTGGATCCGGGGGCTGCTGCGCGAACGGGCCCAGGCGTCGGCGGCGGTCACCGGCTGA
- a CDS encoding urease accessory protein UreD, with translation MRARARLAAEVDATGRTRLTSLRGEPPLVLRRTGPRTTGDDEVEVHLVGAAAGPLGGDDLRLDVEVGPGARLCLRTVAASLALPGAGGGRSVLEMVVRVAAGGTLRWLPEPLIAAAGCDHLSRSVVELADGASLVWREELVCGRAGEPSGDARIDTIVRYAGRTLLRTDLAVGPQSAGWAGPAVLAGAKATGSVLVVRPEWADGGAPTAAPLGPGAALLPLAGGPAVLVTATGPTAHQVRAHLDRAVDGTRPVKVS, from the coding sequence ATGCGGGCCCGCGCGCGGCTGGCCGCCGAGGTCGACGCCACCGGGCGGACCCGGCTGACCAGCCTGCGCGGCGAACCGCCACTGGTGCTGCGCCGCACCGGCCCACGGACCACCGGCGACGACGAGGTCGAGGTGCACCTGGTCGGGGCGGCGGCCGGCCCACTCGGCGGCGACGACCTACGCCTGGACGTCGAGGTCGGGCCGGGGGCACGGTTGTGTCTGCGTACGGTCGCCGCGTCGCTGGCGCTGCCCGGAGCCGGCGGCGGCCGGTCGGTGCTGGAGATGGTGGTCCGGGTCGCGGCCGGCGGCACGCTGCGCTGGCTGCCGGAGCCGCTGATCGCCGCCGCCGGCTGCGACCACCTGTCCCGGTCGGTGGTGGAGCTGGCCGACGGCGCGAGCCTGGTGTGGCGCGAGGAGTTGGTCTGCGGCCGGGCCGGCGAGCCGTCCGGCGACGCCCGGATCGACACGATCGTGCGGTACGCCGGGCGGACCCTGCTGCGCACCGACCTGGCGGTGGGGCCGCAGTCCGCCGGTTGGGCCGGCCCGGCGGTGCTGGCCGGAGCGAAGGCAACCGGTTCGGTGCTGGTGGTGCGACCCGAGTGGGCTGACGGTGGCGCGCCGACCGCTGCTCCGCTGGGGCCAGGCGCGGCGCTGCTGCCGCTGGCCGGTGGCCCGGCGGTGCTGGTCACCGCGACCGGGCCGACCGCCCACCAGGTCCGCGCCCACCTCGACCGGGCGGTTGACGGGACGCGACCCGTGAAGGTCAGCTGA
- a CDS encoding helix-turn-helix transcriptional regulator: protein MQREQLADFLRRRRAAIRPAEVGIADGPRRRTAGLRREEVAMLAGMSVDYVVRLEQGRSSQPSTQLLGALSRALRLSDDERDHLFHLAGHRPPPAEGTARLARAGLVRLLDRLGDTPALVLSDLGEVLAQNRASVLLTGDQTGHHGDQRYLVFRWFTEPGSRAAHPPQEWEHQSRQLVADLRATVGRRSGDPTVTGLVGRLRSVSADFRRLWDAHEVAVRRADRKTVVHPQVGSLLLDCETLVTPDQRQQLLVLTPADDDARARLALLLVLGTEEFPTGARAARE, encoded by the coding sequence ATGCAGCGTGAGCAGCTCGCCGACTTCCTGCGTCGCCGCCGAGCGGCGATCCGCCCGGCCGAGGTCGGCATCGCCGACGGCCCGCGTCGGCGGACCGCCGGCCTGCGCCGGGAGGAGGTTGCCATGCTCGCCGGCATGTCGGTGGACTACGTCGTACGCCTGGAACAGGGCCGCAGCAGCCAGCCGTCGACGCAGCTGCTCGGTGCGTTGTCGCGAGCGTTGCGGCTGTCCGACGACGAACGTGACCACCTGTTCCACCTGGCCGGACACCGGCCACCACCCGCCGAGGGGACGGCCCGGCTGGCCCGCGCCGGCCTGGTGCGGCTGCTCGACCGGCTCGGCGACACACCGGCCCTGGTGCTGTCCGACCTGGGGGAGGTGCTCGCCCAGAACCGGGCGTCGGTGCTGCTCACGGGGGACCAGACCGGCCACCACGGCGACCAGCGCTATCTCGTGTTCCGCTGGTTCACCGAACCCGGCTCCCGCGCCGCTCATCCACCGCAGGAGTGGGAGCACCAGTCCCGTCAGCTGGTGGCCGATCTGCGGGCGACCGTCGGCCGCCGAAGCGGCGACCCCACGGTCACCGGGCTCGTCGGACGCCTGCGGTCGGTGAGCGCCGACTTCCGGCGACTGTGGGACGCCCACGAGGTGGCGGTACGACGCGCCGACCGCAAAACTGTCGTCCACCCGCAGGTGGGCAGCCTGCTGCTGGACTGCGAGACGCTGGTCACGCCCGATCAGCGGCAGCAGCTGCTGGTGCTGACCCCGGCCGACGACGACGCCCGAGCCCGGCTGGCGCTACTGCTCGTGCTCGGCACCGAGGAGTTTCCGACCGGGGCCAGGGCCGCGCGGGAGTGA
- a CDS encoding aldo/keto reductase has product MQDATMPTRTLGRTGPAVSALGLGAMGMSGDGYGPADRAESIATVHAALSAGVTLIDTGDFYAMGHNELLLAEALRGRDRDSYLLSVKFGGLRGPDHRFGGQDSRPEAVRNFLAYSLTRLGTDHIDIYRPARLDPAVPIEETVGAIKEMVDAGFVRHIGLSEVDAATIRRAHAVHPIVDLQIEYSLISRAVEADVLPTLRELGIGLTAYGVLGRGLISGHWSTDYTAGPGDLRGLGVIPRFASGNVEHNLAMVEALRRVAGAKGCTVAQLAIAWVAAQGPDIVPLVGARTRERLAEALPAAQLHLTADDLAEIENAVPKGAARGDRYPSAFMASLGVGN; this is encoded by the coding sequence ATGCAAGACGCCACGATGCCGACCCGGACCCTGGGCCGGACCGGGCCGGCGGTTTCCGCGCTGGGGTTGGGCGCGATGGGCATGTCGGGTGACGGCTACGGCCCGGCCGACCGGGCGGAGAGCATCGCCACTGTGCACGCCGCGCTGAGCGCTGGCGTCACGCTGATCGACACCGGCGACTTCTACGCGATGGGCCACAACGAGTTGCTGCTCGCCGAGGCGCTGCGCGGCCGGGACCGGGACAGCTACCTGCTCAGCGTCAAGTTCGGTGGGCTGCGCGGGCCGGACCACAGGTTCGGTGGGCAGGACAGCCGCCCCGAGGCGGTGCGCAACTTCCTGGCGTACTCGCTGACCCGGCTGGGCACCGACCACATCGACATCTACCGTCCGGCCCGGCTGGATCCGGCGGTGCCGATCGAGGAGACGGTGGGCGCGATCAAGGAAATGGTCGACGCCGGGTTCGTCCGGCACATCGGGCTCTCCGAGGTCGACGCGGCGACGATCCGCCGGGCGCACGCCGTACATCCGATCGTCGACCTGCAGATCGAGTACTCGCTGATCTCCCGTGCGGTGGAGGCCGACGTCCTGCCCACCCTGCGGGAGCTCGGCATCGGCCTGACCGCGTACGGCGTGCTCGGTCGCGGGCTCATCTCCGGGCACTGGAGCACCGACTACACCGCCGGTCCCGGCGACCTGCGCGGTCTCGGTGTGATCCCCCGGTTCGCCAGCGGCAACGTGGAGCACAACCTGGCCATGGTGGAGGCGCTGCGTCGGGTCGCCGGGGCCAAGGGGTGCACCGTCGCCCAGTTGGCGATCGCCTGGGTGGCCGCGCAGGGCCCGGACATCGTGCCGCTGGTCGGCGCACGTACCCGGGAACGGCTGGCCGAGGCGCTGCCGGCGGCGCAGCTGCACCTCACCGCCGACGACCTCGCCGAGATCGAAAACGCGGTGCCGAAGGGTGCGGCGCGCGGCGACCGCTACCCGTCGGCGTTCATGGCCAGTCTCGGTGTCGGAAACTGA
- a CDS encoding phosphotransferase family protein gives MDGDRSPTQRTLTRDDVERYLAASFDPAPHLLDCTPLTGGGFAAVWSVELADGRAMVLKVGPPPQVPLLRYERGMIAAEARYLRLVAAQAPQAPVPALLHHGVDPAGGDWLVVDRLPGRNLPALADCAEPPDDSAARRDLGAAYAALHRVTGDRFGYDGGRAGAATWSAAFAAIVDDLLADAVDWSVPLPVPAGEIRSLVARHAGLLDTVRRPALLHWDGWDGNVLAAADSGGVLRMTGLVDGERFLYGDPVMDLVSPLLFRRAEQEPEHPFLQGYRAAAGDAAVDLTDEAVRRRLGLYRLHLYLLMLVEMPSRHMSDPGRSEFLTDLLVQEAVRLGRGSRRAGW, from the coding sequence GTGGACGGTGACCGGAGTCCGACGCAGCGCACCCTGACCCGGGACGACGTCGAGCGTTACCTGGCGGCCTCGTTCGACCCGGCACCGCATCTGCTCGACTGCACACCGCTGACCGGTGGTGGGTTTGCCGCCGTCTGGTCGGTCGAGCTGGCCGACGGCCGCGCCATGGTGCTCAAGGTCGGCCCGCCGCCGCAGGTGCCGCTGCTGCGCTACGAACGCGGCATGATCGCCGCCGAGGCGCGGTACCTGCGGCTGGTGGCGGCCCAGGCACCGCAGGCGCCGGTGCCGGCGCTGCTGCACCACGGCGTCGACCCGGCCGGCGGTGACTGGCTGGTCGTCGACCGGCTGCCCGGACGCAACCTGCCGGCTCTCGCCGACTGCGCAGAGCCGCCCGATGACAGCGCGGCCCGTCGCGATCTCGGGGCGGCGTACGCGGCGCTGCACCGGGTCACCGGCGACCGGTTCGGTTACGACGGTGGCCGCGCCGGTGCGGCGACCTGGTCGGCGGCGTTCGCCGCGATCGTCGACGACCTGCTCGCCGACGCCGTCGACTGGTCGGTGCCGCTGCCGGTGCCGGCCGGCGAGATCCGGTCACTCGTCGCGCGGCACGCCGGGCTGCTCGACACGGTACGCCGACCGGCGCTGCTGCACTGGGACGGTTGGGACGGCAACGTCCTCGCCGCGGCGGACTCGGGCGGCGTACTGCGGATGACGGGCCTGGTCGACGGCGAACGGTTCCTGTACGGCGACCCGGTGATGGATTTGGTGTCGCCGTTGTTGTTCCGCCGCGCCGAGCAGGAACCGGAGCATCCGTTCCTGCAGGGCTACCGCGCCGCCGCCGGCGACGCGGCGGTCGATCTCACCGACGAGGCGGTACGCCGCCGCCTCGGCCTCTACCGGCTACACCTGTACCTGCTGATGCTGGTGGAGATGCCGAGCCGGCACATGTCGGACCCGGGCCGGTCGGAGTTCCTCACCGACCTGCTGGTGCAGGAGGCGGTCAGACTCGGCAGAGGATCTCGCCGTGCAGGATGGTGA
- a CDS encoding class I SAM-dependent methyltransferase, which yields MSAVYTHGHHESVLRSHRWRTAENSAAYLLPHLHPGQTLLDIGAGPGTITMDLAALVAPGRVTATEVTDEALSLSRAEAQARGVTTVDFTTADVHELPFPDDAFDVVHAHQVLQHVANPVRALAEMRRVCKPGGVVAARDSDYDRFAWYPAVPELDEWLALYRATARANGGEPDAGRRMLSWAQAAGFSDITPGASVWCYATEEDRRWWGGMWADRIVASEMARQVLAAGTATAADLDRLSAGWRRWADAPDGWFTILHGEILCRV from the coding sequence ATGTCAGCCGTATACACGCACGGTCATCACGAGTCGGTGCTGCGTTCCCACCGGTGGCGTACCGCCGAGAACTCGGCGGCGTACCTGCTGCCGCACCTGCACCCTGGCCAGACGCTGCTCGACATCGGCGCCGGCCCCGGCACCATCACCATGGACCTCGCCGCGCTCGTCGCCCCGGGCCGGGTCACCGCCACCGAGGTCACCGACGAAGCGCTCTCGCTGTCGCGCGCCGAAGCGCAGGCGCGGGGCGTAACGACCGTCGATTTCACCACCGCCGACGTACACGAGCTGCCGTTCCCCGACGACGCCTTCGACGTGGTCCACGCCCACCAGGTCCTCCAGCACGTCGCCAACCCGGTCCGCGCGCTCGCCGAGATGCGCCGGGTCTGCAAGCCAGGGGGTGTGGTCGCCGCCCGCGACAGCGACTACGACCGCTTCGCCTGGTATCCCGCAGTCCCCGAGCTCGACGAATGGCTCGCGCTCTACCGGGCCACCGCCCGTGCCAACGGCGGCGAACCCGACGCCGGTCGCCGCATGCTTTCCTGGGCGCAGGCCGCCGGATTCAGCGACATCACCCCCGGCGCGTCCGTCTGGTGTTACGCCACCGAAGAGGACCGCCGCTGGTGGGGCGGTATGTGGGCCGACCGCATCGTCGCCTCCGAGATGGCCCGCCAGGTCCTCGCCGCCGGCACCGCCACCGCCGCCGACCTCGACCGCCTGTCAGCAGGCTGGCGTCGCTGGGCCGACGCACCCGACGGCTGGTTCACCATCCTGCACGGCGAGATCCTCTGCCGAGTCTGA
- a CDS encoding helix-turn-helix transcriptional regulator, which produces MNLELVGAAEIGSMLGVSRQRVHVVTRSKGFPEPVAELAMGSVWLKADVERWIQENRPPRAS; this is translated from the coding sequence GTGAACCTTGAACTGGTCGGCGCGGCCGAGATCGGGAGCATGCTCGGCGTCTCCCGTCAGCGGGTTCACGTGGTCACGCGTAGTAAGGGATTTCCGGAGCCGGTCGCAGAACTCGCCATGGGCTCGGTGTGGTTGAAGGCCGATGTCGAGCGGTGGATTCAGGAGAACCGACCGCCCAGGGCGAGCTGA